A genome region from Haliotis asinina isolate JCU_RB_2024 chromosome 11, JCU_Hal_asi_v2, whole genome shotgun sequence includes the following:
- the LOC137256434 gene encoding uncharacterized protein, whose amino-acid sequence MSFSRPQHSTFPRPQHSSFRCPQHSLVLPLPSALVLPLPSALDLPPPSALNLPPPSALNVPLPSALVLPPPSALVLTPPSALVLPLSSALTRPSPALSTRPSPALSTRSSAALSTQPPPALSSQRSPALSTQRSPAVSTRPPPALSTRPHPALSTRPSPAPEESASTVSPIVGLIVIGMATW is encoded by the coding sequence ATGTCCTTCTCCCGCCCTCAGCACTCGACCTTCCCCCGCCCTCAGCACTCGTCCTTCCGCTGTCCTCAGCACTCACTCGTCCTTCCCCTGCCCTCAGCACTCGTCCTTCCCCTGCCCTCAGCACTCGATCTTCCCCCGCCCTCAGCACTCAACCTTCCCCCGCCCTCAGCACTCAACGTTCCCCTGCCCTCAGCACTCGTCCTCCCCCCGCCCTCAGCACTCGTCCTCACCCCGCCCTCAGCACTCGTCCTTCCGCTGTCCTCAGCACTCACTCGTCCTTCCCCTGCCCTCAGCACCCGTCCTTCCCCTGCCCTCAGCACTCGATCTTCCGCCGCCCTCAGCACTCAACCTCCCCCCGCCCTCAGCAGTCAACGTTCCCCTGCCCTCAGCACTCAACGTTCCCCTGCCGTCAGCACTCGTCCTCCCCCCGCCCTCAGCACTCGTCCTCACCCCGCCCTCAGCACTCGACCTTCCCCTGCCCCTGAAGAGAGTGCATCGACTGTATCACCTATCGTAGGGTTAATTGTTATTGGCATGGCAACATGGTag